The following DNA comes from Halobacillus litoralis.
ATGGCAGAGGAAGGACATCGCTGGCGCAACCCGGTGTGGAGACACCGTGACGGCAGCGTAGCCGAGTGGTAATTTTGTTATGACAGTATTCATTCAAGTCGTGTTTCCTGTCCTGTTGATATTCGGGGCAGGTTACTTGATTCAAAAACTAGCAAATCTGGATATCAAATCAGTATCAACCATCGCTTTGTACATCATGCTGCCATGCTTAGTCTTCCAAACCTTTTATGAAGCTGACTTGAATGGTGAATATTTAATGATGCTCGTGTTCTCAGTGCTCCTGCTGTTCAGTATTCTCATCATCAATAAAATCGTCAGTAAAGTCAGGAACTATGATCAAAAAATGGAAAGTGGCCTGATTCTATCGACTGCTTTCATGAACTCCGGAAACTACGGTGCTCCGATCATTCTTTTTGCCTTCGGGGAAGAAGGATTCGTCTACTCGGTATCTTTTCTAGTCCTGCAGGCGATCATCATGAACTTCTTCGGGGTCTATTATGCAGCGAAAGGAACAGCCGGCTTGAAGATGGCGGTCGTTTCCGTTTTGAAAATGCCTCCGACTTATGCTGTCCTTGTTGCACTTGTCATGAACTTAGGCGGCATTCCGATGCCGGAAAACTTGATGTCGAGTGTCGATCTATTAGCGGCCGCTACGATTCCGATGGTCATGGTTGTTCTAGGGATGCAGCTGGCAGGGATTCCTGTGAAAAACCTGGAGTGGTCAAAAGTTTCTTATGCTTCATCCGTCCGGTTGATTGCTTCACCTTTGATCGCGTTCGCTTTGACGCTCGTTTTGCCGATGAGTGATTTGATGGCGAGTGTGCTGGTTGTTTCAGCTGCGATGCCATCTGCCGCTACAACGACGATATATGCGGTCCAGTTCAATTCCAAACCCGAGCTGGTGTCGAGCATCACATTGATGACGACAGTGTTCAGTGTTGTGACCATTCCGGTTTTATTGATGATGTTTATGTAAGGTCATTAAAAGGAAACCCTAATGAAAGTTGCTTATTTAGTGAATTCCTATCGAAAGGGGGGAAATAGATGAGTGAAAAAGTGTCGAAAATAGTAGCTGTCCATATGAAGGAAACACAGACCATCATGGAGTTATCACAGATCATCCAGAGCTACGATTCGGAGATCTTGTTGAAGAAAAACGTACAGGGAAGCGTAATTGA
Coding sequences within:
- a CDS encoding AEC family transporter; amino-acid sequence: MTVFIQVVFPVLLIFGAGYLIQKLANLDIKSVSTIALYIMLPCLVFQTFYEADLNGEYLMMLVFSVLLLFSILIINKIVSKVRNYDQKMESGLILSTAFMNSGNYGAPIILFAFGEEGFVYSVSFLVLQAIIMNFFGVYYAAKGTAGLKMAVVSVLKMPPTYAVLVALVMNLGGIPMPENLMSSVDLLAAATIPMVMVVLGMQLAGIPVKNLEWSKVSYASSVRLIASPLIAFALTLVLPMSDLMASVLVVSAAMPSAATTTIYAVQFNSKPELVSSITLMTTVFSVVTIPVLLMMFM
- a CDS encoding HPr family phosphocarrier protein, with product MSEKVSKIVAVHMKETQTIMELSQIIQSYDSEILLKKNVQGSVIEANLKSILGLINLRLQEGDEVEVTCVGTDAEQALAEVENFLQP